The Geoglobus acetivorans genome window below encodes:
- a CDS encoding universal stress protein — METGQICGGEKPRILVATDGSHASEKAVHLAVNLARALGGELHAVSVICEQLKRDEAHEAIERVVELFPDVRSVIREGHPASEIVECAGEVDADLIVTGSHNRSGLERVFIGSVSEKIVRHAGTSVLVARSSEIPKRVLIATDGSEHSRLAIELIQHIMKKMSLEVSAVHVMDTSDPVSSQLFFEELQQRRDHALSMARKILGDSAECISVKGHPVSVITEISAGYDLVVLGSHGRSGIDHLLLGSVAERVARFSKSSTLIVRGKRLNTSTQ, encoded by the coding sequence ATGGAGACAGGTCAGATTTGCGGTGGAGAAAAACCCAGAATTCTCGTGGCGACTGATGGTTCACACGCCTCTGAAAAAGCTGTCCACCTTGCGGTGAATCTCGCAAGAGCTCTCGGAGGAGAGCTGCACGCAGTTTCAGTTATCTGCGAACAGCTAAAAAGAGATGAGGCGCATGAAGCGATTGAAAGGGTGGTAGAGCTGTTTCCGGATGTGCGTTCAGTCATCAGAGAGGGGCATCCCGCAAGCGAGATCGTAGAGTGTGCAGGAGAAGTCGATGCAGACCTGATAGTAACCGGGTCTCATAACCGCTCCGGCCTTGAAAGAGTTTTCATCGGGAGCGTTTCCGAGAAAATCGTTCGCCATGCAGGGACTTCCGTGCTTGTGGCCAGATCATCAGAAATCCCTAAGAGGGTTCTGATTGCCACAGATGGTTCAGAGCATTCCCGGCTGGCAATAGAACTGATACAGCATATCATGAAGAAGATGTCCCTCGAGGTGAGCGCTGTCCACGTAATGGACACCTCCGATCCGGTATCGTCCCAGCTCTTCTTCGAGGAGCTGCAGCAGCGCAGAGATCATGCCCTAAGCATGGCCAGAAAAATCCTGGGAGATTCCGCTGAGTGTATTTCAGTGAAGGGGCACCCCGTCTCTGTAATCACAGAAATCTCTGCAGGATATGACTTGGTTGTTCTCGGTTCTCACGGAAGGAGTGGAATAGATCATCTTCTTCTCGGAAGTGTTGCCGAGCGGGTTGCGAGATTTTCAAAATCGAGCACACTGATTGTCAGAGGCAAAAGGCTAAATACATCCACACAGTGA
- a CDS encoding LLM class flavin-dependent oxidoreductase translates to MEFGTVAPTFPPIEEARKTVNRLEGKGYSSLWFADHLMGWYPHELWKETPFAMKYPSCHMFFDPFCEICYAASSAEKMQFGVSVTEVFRRHPAVLLQQAVTANHATNGRFILGIGAGEAENIVPYGIEFEKPAARLEEALKLMKIMLESDYGEKINFEGRFFRLEDAVFDLKPVGKMPIWVGAHGDRMLKLTAEHADGWLPVSTTPKDYAERAEKLEKYAKNAGREPDEITRALFASIVIDEDPKEVEKLLKTPILRIHALLLHHEVYERMGLRHPLGKYYGLLDYIPTKFTRDDILEAVSRIPDEVARAAFICGTPEEIIQTFDEYRKLGVEHVVVWNLTYFGDVSKVKSSYALIDEVIEHFESKN, encoded by the coding sequence ATGGAGTTCGGAACAGTAGCACCAACATTTCCTCCGATAGAGGAGGCAAGAAAAACCGTCAATAGACTTGAGGGGAAGGGATATTCTTCGCTATGGTTTGCAGACCACCTTATGGGCTGGTATCCGCACGAGCTGTGGAAGGAGACGCCATTCGCAATGAAGTACCCATCCTGTCACATGTTCTTCGACCCGTTCTGCGAGATATGCTATGCAGCATCATCAGCAGAAAAAATGCAGTTTGGTGTCAGCGTTACCGAGGTGTTTCGCAGACATCCTGCCGTTCTTCTCCAGCAGGCAGTCACCGCAAACCACGCCACCAACGGACGGTTTATTCTGGGAATAGGGGCTGGAGAGGCCGAGAACATCGTACCGTACGGCATTGAGTTTGAAAAACCTGCTGCAAGGCTCGAAGAGGCGTTAAAGCTGATGAAAATAATGCTGGAAAGCGATTATGGGGAGAAGATCAATTTTGAAGGAAGGTTCTTCAGGCTCGAGGATGCGGTGTTCGACCTCAAGCCTGTCGGCAAGATGCCCATATGGGTTGGAGCTCATGGAGACAGGATGCTCAAGCTCACAGCCGAGCATGCAGATGGGTGGCTGCCGGTCTCAACCACCCCCAAAGACTACGCAGAAAGAGCTGAGAAACTTGAAAAATATGCTAAAAACGCAGGCAGAGAGCCTGATGAGATTACCAGGGCTCTGTTCGCAAGCATCGTCATAGATGAAGATCCAAAAGAGGTTGAAAAGCTCCTCAAAACTCCCATACTCAGAATCCATGCACTTCTGCTGCACCACGAGGTTTATGAGAGAATGGGCCTCAGGCATCCACTCGGAAAATACTATGGCCTGCTGGACTACATCCCGACAAAATTCACCAGAGACGATATCCTTGAGGCGGTCAGCAGGATTCCGGACGAAGTTGCCAGAGCAGCGTTCATCTGCGGTACGCCAGAAGAGATAATCCAGACCTTTGATGAATACAGGAAACTCGGAGTGGAACACGTGGTTGTGTGGAATCTGACCTACTTTGGAGACGTCAGCAAGGTGAAAAGTTCCTATGCTCTCATAGACGAGGTTATAGAACACTTTGAGAGCAAGAACTGA
- a CDS encoding N-acyl homoserine lactonase family protein, giving the protein MAPLGVIQMLGDMTKFINGPVYVWYLDGEKKILIDAGIEEPVNGMVHGFPVSGGGEKGLREALSQVNVTPEEIDVLILTHLHFDHVANAQLFHNARIYVQKREWESAFNPPLHYRLTYDQQLFQPLEDMDLCLVDGDKRIADGIELVSLPGHTKGLQGVAVETEKGMYLVAGDHLYTYLNLNPPKETVEIDDASGGKIQIGPVPLPFAPVGLHVDLSEWYDSCYKALSITRRKNILPGHEPSLAGMSFP; this is encoded by the coding sequence ATGGCCCCGTTGGGAGTAATTCAGATGCTCGGAGACATGACGAAGTTCATCAACGGGCCTGTGTATGTGTGGTATCTGGACGGAGAAAAGAAGATTCTCATAGATGCAGGAATCGAGGAACCTGTAAACGGAATGGTTCACGGTTTTCCGGTATCGGGTGGAGGAGAAAAAGGCCTCAGAGAAGCACTCAGCCAGGTGAATGTTACGCCGGAGGAAATAGACGTTCTGATCCTCACGCACTTGCACTTCGACCACGTGGCAAACGCCCAGCTATTCCACAACGCCAGAATTTATGTCCAGAAAAGAGAATGGGAGAGCGCATTCAATCCACCGCTGCACTACAGACTGACCTATGACCAGCAGCTTTTCCAGCCTCTTGAGGATATGGACCTCTGCCTGGTTGATGGAGATAAGAGGATTGCTGACGGAATCGAGCTCGTCTCACTTCCGGGCCACACAAAGGGTCTTCAGGGAGTCGCTGTTGAGACGGAAAAGGGAATGTATCTTGTCGCGGGAGACCACTTATACACATACCTGAACCTGAATCCACCGAAAGAGACGGTCGAAATAGACGATGCATCAGGGGGCAAGATTCAGATTGGGCCTGTACCGCTTCCTTTCGCTCCGGTCGGTCTGCATGTTGATCTGAGCGAGTGGTACGATAGCTGCTACAAGGCTCTGTCTATCACAAGAAGGAAAAACATTCTGCCAGGACATGAGCCTTCTCTGGCAGGAATGAGCTTTCCGTGA
- a CDS encoding putative sulfate exporter family transporter: protein MGEVRDLTIRIAPGLAYSGALAAMAILLAGVVNKYVAISPLILAIVIGMVFRNVTGLPEIFRAGAEFSLKRVLRLAIILLGLKLSISEIAHIGGRGLIVVIASVALTLMFSIWLGRRAGVSEELAALIGTGVSICGASAVIAVGGVINARDRNIAFAIATVTLFGTVAMFTYPVMAKILGLSNLLYGVWAGASIHEVAQVVAAGYAVSDASGNVATVIKLSRVVLLAPVAMILGILFVRREVESVSFRSVPIPYFVLGFVAMIFINSIGIIPGGISKMLVRIDDVLLAVAMAAMGLNTSFKDLKDVGMLPFYVGLAAWMFIAGLSYAMATLLY, encoded by the coding sequence ATGGGTGAGGTCAGGGACTTGACAATAAGGATTGCACCGGGGCTTGCTTACTCGGGTGCACTCGCTGCAATGGCAATACTTCTCGCAGGAGTGGTGAACAAGTATGTGGCAATCTCACCGCTCATTCTTGCCATAGTAATTGGCATGGTGTTCAGAAACGTTACAGGCCTTCCGGAGATATTCAGGGCAGGTGCGGAGTTCTCCCTGAAAAGAGTACTGAGGCTGGCAATAATACTGCTCGGGCTGAAGCTCAGCATCTCCGAAATAGCCCACATAGGTGGCAGGGGTCTGATCGTGGTCATTGCAAGCGTTGCGCTGACATTAATGTTCTCCATCTGGCTTGGAAGGAGGGCAGGAGTTTCAGAGGAGCTTGCAGCGCTAATCGGTACTGGGGTAAGCATTTGCGGAGCGTCTGCAGTTATAGCGGTTGGCGGGGTCATAAACGCCAGGGATCGCAATATTGCCTTCGCAATCGCCACGGTCACACTTTTCGGTACGGTGGCCATGTTCACCTATCCTGTGATGGCCAAAATACTGGGCCTCTCAAACCTGCTTTACGGGGTATGGGCGGGGGCAAGCATCCATGAAGTTGCGCAGGTTGTGGCTGCCGGATATGCTGTTAGTGACGCAAGCGGTAATGTGGCAACAGTCATAAAGCTCTCAAGAGTTGTTCTGCTTGCTCCGGTGGCGATGATTCTCGGAATACTGTTTGTGAGAAGAGAGGTGGAGAGTGTGAGCTTCCGTTCAGTTCCCATCCCGTACTTCGTGCTTGGATTTGTGGCCATGATATTCATAAACTCCATCGGCATAATACCGGGAGGTATCTCGAAAATGCTGGTCAGAATCGACGACGTCCTGCTGGCAGTGGCGATGGCTGCAATGGGGCTGAACACGAGCTTTAAAGACCTGAAAGATGTGGGTATGCTGCCGTTCTATGTCGGACTGGCGGCCTGGATGTTCATAGCCGGCCTTTCCTACGCGATGGCCACACTGCTGTACTGA
- a CDS encoding long-chain-fatty-acid--CoA ligase — MDGEKPWLKSWPEMLTRELVYPEVPLFEFLETSARRYPDKDAIIFYGKRISYSELWDAVERFSTHLASKGIQKGDRVAVYMQNSPHYVIAYFGILRGNAAVVPVNPMLVERELEYILSDSGCKMVATTSELYQRIAPIAEKLGIDVICGHHSDYLPDEPELPVPEFARTEFDTGSATEWNEALKERNPPEVEVGGDDLALIPYTAGTTGMPKGCMHTHSTAIANTLSSVHWWNMTPASISLATLPYFHVTGMIHSMLAPIYAGATIVLLSRWDRNTAIQAIEKYRCTHWMNITTMVVDLLSDPDISKRDLSSLLAVGGGGAPMPEAVAEKLLQLTGLKYVEGYGLTETISQTHMNPPGNPKLQCLGIPDFGVDALIIDAETGEVLPPKEVGELVIRGPEVFKGYWNKPEETEKAFIEIGGKKYFRTGDIAYMDEDGYFFIVDRIKRMINRAGFKVWPAEVESVMYRHPAIKEVCVIGVPDSRVVEEVKAFVVLKPEYEGRVSEQEIIKWAKEQMAAYKYPRIVEFVKELPKSGAGKILWRVLQEREKQKGE, encoded by the coding sequence ATGGATGGTGAAAAACCCTGGCTGAAATCATGGCCAGAAATGCTGACAAGAGAGCTGGTTTATCCAGAAGTGCCCCTCTTTGAGTTTCTTGAAACCTCTGCAAGGAGATACCCTGACAAGGATGCCATAATCTTCTATGGAAAACGGATAAGCTATTCAGAGCTGTGGGATGCGGTGGAGAGGTTCAGCACCCATCTTGCGTCGAAGGGGATTCAGAAAGGAGACAGAGTGGCGGTGTACATGCAGAACTCGCCCCACTACGTGATCGCATATTTCGGAATTCTCAGAGGAAACGCAGCTGTTGTTCCCGTGAACCCGATGCTTGTCGAAAGAGAGCTGGAGTACATTCTATCGGACTCGGGCTGTAAAATGGTAGCAACCACATCAGAGCTTTATCAGAGGATTGCCCCAATCGCAGAAAAACTTGGCATAGATGTAATCTGCGGTCACCATTCTGACTACCTGCCCGATGAACCAGAGCTGCCCGTTCCGGAATTTGCCCGAACCGAGTTCGACACGGGGAGCGCAACAGAATGGAACGAAGCACTGAAAGAAAGAAACCCTCCAGAGGTTGAGGTTGGCGGTGATGACCTCGCCCTGATACCATACACCGCAGGCACAACCGGGATGCCAAAAGGCTGCATGCACACACATTCCACGGCAATCGCCAACACGCTAAGCTCGGTTCACTGGTGGAACATGACACCCGCATCGATTTCTCTCGCCACCCTTCCCTACTTCCACGTTACGGGTATGATTCACTCCATGCTCGCCCCAATTTACGCCGGAGCGACAATAGTGCTGCTGTCAAGATGGGACAGAAACACCGCAATTCAGGCCATCGAGAAGTACCGCTGCACACACTGGATGAACATAACCACGATGGTTGTCGATCTGCTTTCAGATCCGGACATTTCAAAGCGGGATTTGAGTTCTCTTCTGGCAGTGGGTGGTGGAGGCGCCCCAATGCCTGAAGCCGTTGCTGAAAAGCTACTTCAGTTAACCGGGCTGAAATACGTGGAAGGATACGGTCTGACCGAAACAATTTCCCAGACACACATGAATCCGCCCGGCAACCCCAAACTCCAGTGTCTCGGAATTCCGGACTTCGGCGTTGATGCCCTGATAATAGACGCAGAAACTGGCGAGGTTCTGCCCCCAAAGGAAGTGGGGGAGCTTGTAATAAGAGGGCCGGAAGTCTTCAAAGGATACTGGAACAAGCCTGAAGAGACCGAAAAGGCATTCATTGAGATCGGAGGCAAAAAATACTTCAGAACGGGCGACATAGCATACATGGACGAAGATGGCTACTTCTTCATCGTTGACAGAATCAAGAGGATGATCAACAGAGCGGGATTCAAGGTGTGGCCAGCAGAGGTTGAAAGCGTGATGTACAGGCACCCTGCGATAAAGGAAGTCTGCGTCATAGGAGTTCCTGACAGCAGGGTTGTCGAGGAAGTGAAGGCGTTTGTTGTTCTGAAGCCCGAGTATGAAGGCAGAGTTAGCGAGCAGGAAATAATAAAATGGGCAAAGGAGCAAATGGCCGCCTACAAGTACCCCCGCATAGTTGAGTTTGTCAAGGAGCTTCCGAAGAGCGGGGCAGGTAAGATTCTCTGGAGAGTTCTCCAGGAAAGAGAAAAGCAGAAAGGAGAGTGA